The Rickettsia endosymbiont of Gonocerus acuteangulatus nucleotide sequence ACCATCTTTAACTATAACCGACTGACCAATATCAAATTTACTTAAATGATTTAATAATTTTACCCCAAATTCAATATCTTTTTTATCAGAACTTGTAGGGCTAGTATTAGTTATAATATTAGAATCACATTGTTGATTTTGATATATCTCGCTACTTGAAATTATCTTAAAGCCATAACTCTCAAAAAAACTAGCTACTATTCTTAATAAATTATCATCCCCACGAATTTTTTGGCTAATTATTTTAAGAAGTAATAAACCACCTATTTTATCCACTGCTAAGTTTTTAAAATTTGGTCTATCGACTCCTCCTATAAGAATAATATTTTTTACGTTATGTTGTGTAAAATACTTAATAGCTGCTCCAACCATACCGATTTTAATAGGTTGATACTCAAAGTCTTTAATTAATTCTATATCAGCTTCGCCCTCTATCGCAGCTATATAACAATTACCCCCTTGTTTTCTATAATTACCTGCTATTAAAGAAGGTAGTGAACCTTTACCGGCAATAATCCCAAGATTTGGTAGCATAGAAGATTTTTTAATTTAAGTAATATTTATTATTAAGTATACAAGTATACTATCATACAAGTATATAAATAATATTTATTATTTAGTATATTTAAAACATAAATCTAAAAACCTTTACAAATTAATCAAATTAAGCGATAATAGTAAGTGCTAATATAGCTATAGTAATAAACGTAATTTAGAATAGAGGTTGCGGACTCGGGGGCAGTACCCGACG carries:
- a CDS encoding LpxI family protein; its protein translation is MLPNLGIIAGKGSLPSLIAGNYRKQGGNCYIAAIEGEADIELIKDFEYQPIKIGMVGAAIKYFTQHNVKNIILIGGVDRPNFKNLAVDKIGGLLLLKIISQKIRGDDNLLRIVASFFESYGFKIISSSEIYQNQQCDSNIITNTSPTSSDKKDIEFGVKLLNHLSKFDIGQSVIVKDGYVLGIEAAEGTDNLIARCADLRKKSCGGVLIKLSKIGQDNRLDLPTIGVNTIKNLAKYNYKGVAIQKNQVIIAEEEKTIKLANEHKIFITKC